Proteins from a genomic interval of Fodinicurvata sp. EGI_FJ10296:
- a CDS encoding 1-acyl-sn-glycerol-3-phosphate acyltransferase — MTGTVEIPVWLIILVVVLALLATLDRILVPSVRWFLRRKVNRAIDEVNARLNIKIQQFKLTRRQTLIDLLTYDHKVVQAAEEHARATGTPRSIVMAQVERYAREIVPSFNAYFYFRIGYWIARRVARTFYRVRLGYSDEAGLSNIPANATVIFVMNHRSNMDYVLVAFLAADRTALSYAVGEWARIWPLQSLVRASGAFFIRRNSNSHLYRRVLARYVEMATANGVSQAVFPEGGLSRDGRLRKPKMGLIDYMVRGIDQTNDRDIYFVPVGVNYDRVLEDRALLKPHDPEARAPGRWSVIRTVVGFFIHNVGLAFRRQWYRFGYACVNFGTPVSFRQWMTRQGHNLTPVSQHERFRIVQELTDALMKDIGDLIPVLPVSVVASVLVREDGLTEAELRRRVRELLQQLEAGGARVYIPRRTRDYAVTVGLRQLRYRGIFDESDGLIRVNGADRSLVLYYANAIAHLVERCEGYAPGGAFSGNAAPAVGAL, encoded by the coding sequence GGTCTGGCTGATTATTCTGGTCGTCGTGCTCGCCCTGCTGGCGACGCTCGACCGAATTCTGGTGCCGAGTGTGCGGTGGTTCCTGCGGCGCAAGGTGAACCGCGCGATCGACGAGGTGAATGCCCGCCTCAACATCAAGATCCAGCAATTCAAACTGACCCGACGACAGACATTGATCGATCTGCTGACCTATGACCACAAGGTCGTTCAGGCGGCGGAAGAGCACGCCAGGGCGACCGGCACGCCGCGGTCGATCGTCATGGCCCAGGTAGAACGCTATGCGCGGGAGATCGTGCCCAGCTTCAATGCGTATTTCTATTTTCGGATTGGGTACTGGATCGCGCGCAGGGTTGCCCGGACATTCTATCGCGTCAGGCTCGGCTACTCAGACGAGGCGGGTCTGTCGAACATTCCGGCCAACGCGACGGTGATCTTCGTCATGAATCACCGCAGCAACATGGACTATGTTCTGGTTGCCTTTCTGGCCGCCGACCGGACCGCGCTTTCCTATGCCGTGGGCGAGTGGGCCCGGATCTGGCCGCTTCAAAGTCTCGTCCGGGCGTCGGGAGCGTTCTTTATCCGGCGCAACTCCAACAGCCACCTGTACCGCCGTGTGCTCGCGCGCTATGTCGAAATGGCGACGGCCAATGGCGTCAGTCAGGCGGTGTTCCCCGAGGGCGGGCTGAGCCGGGACGGGCGCTTGCGCAAGCCCAAGATGGGGCTGATCGACTATATGGTGCGCGGCATTGACCAGACGAACGACCGTGATATCTATTTCGTGCCCGTCGGCGTGAACTACGACCGCGTTCTTGAAGACCGGGCGCTCCTGAAGCCGCATGACCCGGAGGCCCGGGCGCCCGGCCGCTGGTCGGTAATCCGGACGGTTGTCGGTTTCTTCATTCACAATGTCGGCCTCGCCTTTCGACGGCAGTGGTACCGTTTCGGCTATGCTTGCGTGAATTTCGGAACTCCGGTTTCGTTCCGCCAGTGGATGACCCGGCAGGGGCATAATCTGACACCGGTATCGCAGCACGAACGGTTCCGGATCGTCCAGGAACTGACCGATGCCCTGATGAAGGATATCGGCGACCTGATTCCGGTGCTACCGGTATCGGTGGTGGCGTCGGTGCTGGTCCGCGAAGACGGCCTGACCGAGGCCGAGCTTCGCCGGCGCGTGCGCGAATTGCTGCAGCAGCTCGAAGCAGGGGGCGCGCGTGTCTATATTCCGCGCCGAACCAGGGACTATGCTGTGACGGTGGGATTGCGGCAGCTGCGCTATCGCGGGATTTTCGACGAGTCCGACGGGCTGATCCGGGTCAATGGCGCGGATCGCTCGCTGGTGCTGTATTATGCCAATGCCATCGCCCATCTGGTTGAGCGATGCGAAGGCTATGCGCCGGGTGGCGCCTTCTCCGGGAACGCCGCGCCGGCCGTCGGCGCATTGTGA